A region from the Sorex araneus isolate mSorAra2 chromosome 6, mSorAra2.pri, whole genome shotgun sequence genome encodes:
- the LRRC4C gene encoding leucine-rich repeat-containing protein 4C codes for MLNKMTLHPQQIMIGPRFNRALFDPLLVVLLALQLLVVAGLVRAQTCPSVCSCSNQFSKVICVRKNLREVPDGISTNTRLLNLHENQIQIIKVNSFKHLRHLEILQLSRNHIRTIEIGAFNGLANLNTLELFDNRLTTIPNGAFVYLSKLKELWLRNNPIESIPSYAFNRIPSLRRLDLGELKRLSYISEGAFEGLSNLRYLNLAMCNLREIPNLTPLIKLDELDLSGNHLSAIRPGSFQGLMHLQKLWMIQSQIQVIERNAFDNLQSLVEINLAHNNLTLLPHDLFTPLHHLERIHLHHNPWNCNCDILWLSWWIKDMAPSNTACCARCNTPPNLKGRYIGELDQNYFTCYAPVIVEPPADLNVTEGMAAELKCRASTSLTSVSWITPNGTVMTHGAYKVRIAVLSDGTLNFTNVTVQDTGMYTCMVSNSVGNTTASATLNVTAATTTPFSYFSTVTVETMEPSQDEARTTDNNVGPTPVIDWETTNVTTSLMPQSTRSTEKTFTTPVTDINSGIPGIDEVMKTTKIIIGCFVAITLMAAVMLVIFYKMRKQHHRQNHHAPTRTVEIINVDDEITGDAPMESHLPMPAIEHEHLNHYNSYKSPFNHTTTVNTINSIHSSVHEPLLIRMNSKDNVQETQI; via the coding sequence ATGTTGAACAAGATGACCTTACATCCACAGCAGATAATGATAGGTCCTAGGTTTAACAGGGCCCTATTTGACCCCCTGCTTGTGGTGCTGCTGGCTCTTCAACTTCTCGTGGTGGCTGGTCTGGTGCGGGCTCAAACTTGCCCTTCAGTCTGCTCCTGCAGCAACCAGTTCAGCAAGGTGATCTGTGTCCGCAAAAACCTGCGTGAGGTTCCAGATGGCATCTCCACCAATACGCGGCTGCTGAACCTCCATGAGAACCAAATCCAGATCATCAAAGTGAACAGCTTCAAGCACTTGAGACACCTGGAAATCTTACAGCTGAGTCGGAATCATATCCGGACCATTGAAATCGGAGCCTTCAATGGTCTGGCAAACCTCAACACTCTAGAACTCTTTGACAATCGTCTTACTACCATCCCAAATGGAGCTTTTGTATATTTGTCTAAACTGAAGGAGCTCTGGTTGCGAAACAACCCTATTGAAAGCATCCCTTCTTATGCTTTTAACAGAATCCCTTCTTTGCGCCGACTAGACTTAGGGGAGTTGAAAAGGCTTTCATACATCTCAGAAGGTGCCTTTGAAGGTCTGTCCAACTTGAGGTATTTGAACCTTGCCATGTGCAATCTCCGGGAAATCCCtaacctcacaccactcataaaGCTGGATGAGCTGGATCTTTCTGGGAATCACTTATCTGCAATCAGACCTGGTTCTTTCCAGGGACTGATGCACCTTCAAAAACTGTGGATGATACAGTCCCAGATTCAAGTGATTGAGCGGAATGCCTTCGATAACCTTCAGTCACTCGTGGAGATAAACCTGGCACACAACAATCTAACATTACTGCCTCATGACCTCTTCACGCCCCTGCACCACCTAGAGCGGATACACCTACATCACAACCCGTGGAACTGTAACTGTGACATCCTGTGGCTCAGTTGGTGGATAAAAGACATGGCACCCTCTAATACGGCTTGTTGTGCCCGGTGTAACACACCTCCCAACCTGAAAGGGAGGTACATTGGGGAGCTGGACCAGAATTATTTCACATGCTATGCTCCTGTGATTGTGGAGCCCCCCGCTGACCTCAATGTCACTGAAGGTATGGCCGCTGAGCTGAAATGCCGGGCTTCCACGTCCCTGACCTCTGTATCCTGGATTACTCCAAATGGGACAGTCATGACACATGGGGCGTACAAAGTGCGGATAGCTGTGCTCAGCGATGGCACATTAAATTTCACGAATGTAACTGTGCAAGATACAGGCATGTACACATGTATGGTGAGTAATTCTGTTGGAAATACCACTGCTTCTGCCACCCTGAATGTTACTGCAGCGACCACTACTCCCTTCTCTTACTTTTCAACAGTGACAGTAGAGACTATGGAACCTTCTCAGGATGAGGCACGGACCACAGATAATAATGTGGGTCCCACACCAGTGATCGACTGGGAGACCACCAATGTGACCACCTCTCTCATGCCACAGAGCACAAGGTCAACAGAAAAAACATTCACCACCCCGGTGACTGATATAAACAGTGGGATCCCGGGAATTGATGAGGTCATGAAGACGACCAAAATCATCATTGGCTGTTTCGTGGCCATCACACTCATGGCAGCTGTGATGCTGGTCATTTTCTACAAGATGAGGAAGCAGCACCATCGACAAAACCACCATGCGCCAACAAGGACTGTTGAGATCATTAATGTGGATGATGAGATTACAGGAGACGCACCCATGGAAAGTCACCTGCCCATGCCTGCTATTGAACATGAGCACCTAAATCACTATAACTCTTACAAATCTCCCTTCAATCACACAACAACAGTTAACACAATAAATTCAATACACAGTTCAGTGCATGAACCGTTATTGATTCGAATGAACTCGAAAGACAATGTACAAGAGActcaaatttaa